Proteins co-encoded in one Podospora pseudoanserina strain CBS 124.78 chromosome 7 map unlocalized CBS124.78p_7, whole genome shotgun sequence genomic window:
- a CDS encoding uncharacterized protein (EggNog:ENOG503P1S0; COG:C) — protein MSSLPLSMKTLLQLSPHSPSLTLTTSPLPVPSHPSDVLIKVYTTAPCKGELTWAAAFPDVIPSTKTPVPSQDLAGVIVSLPPAYTGGFKPGDKVYCRIEATRPGAAREYALARLSELAMIPKNLGWIRAAATPLSSLTAWQALFTHGGLNKEGLLEGKNPAREENAKKRVLITGATGGVGSWAVQLAALAGCEVVGLCGPNKIAHVKELGASEVVNYKETSLRQWASPEREVDVVLDMVGGKTLEGCWFAIKDQGKMVSICAPPESARPSHLVGKEGVNSNFFIVEPLGEDLTEIGQLIEAGKVRPTVDSVWSFEEYGAAFERLESGQTTGKVVLRVADFDE, from the coding sequence ATGTCTTCGCTACCACTGTCAATGAAGACTCTTCTCCAACTGTCGCCTCATTCTCCTTCCCTTACCCTGACCACCTCACCGCTGCCCGTACCTTCTCACCCTTCTGACGTGCTCATCAAAGTATACACTACCGCGCCCTGCAAAGGCGAGCTCACCTGGGCTGCCGCATTCCCAGATGtgatcccctccaccaaaacccccgTGCCCTCTCAAGATCTCGCAGGTGTCATTGTCTCCTTGCCCCCCGCATACACCGGAGGGTTCAAGCCAGGGGACAAAGTCTACTGCCGAATTGAGGCGACCCGTCCCGGTGCGGCCCGCGAATACGCACTTGCCCGTCTTTCAGAGCTGGCAATGATACCAAAGAATTTGGGATGGATCCGGGCAGCTGCAACGCCCTTGAGCTCGTTGACCGCTTGGCAAGCCTTGTTTACACATGGTGGCCTGAATAAAGAAGGCCTTCTTGAAGGAAAAAATCCTGCGAGAGAGGAGAACGCAAAAAAACGAGTGCTCATTACGGGGGCgactggtggtgttggcagTTGGGCGGTACAGCTTGCTGCTCTGGCGGGATGCGAAGTGGTAGGGCTCTGCGGACCGAATAAAATTGCCCACGTGAAGGAATTGGGAGCAAGTGAGGTGGTGAACTATAAGGAAACTTCTCTTCGGCAATGGGCGTCGCCTGAAAGGGAGGTTGACGTCGTTTTGGACATGGTTGGAGGGAAGACGTTGGAGGGCTGTTGGTTCGCTATCAAAGATCAGGGCAAGATGGTCAGTATTTGCGCTCCTCCTGAAAGTGCTAGGCCAAGCCATCTTGTTGGAAAGGAGGGCGTGAACAGCAATTTCTTCATCGTTGAGCCTCTTGGGGAAGACTTGACAGAGATTGGACAACTGATCGAGGCAGGCAAAGTCAGGCCGACGGTGGATAGCGTTTGGTCGTTTGAGGAGTACGGGGCGGCCtttgagaggttggagagcgGGCAGACGACGGGAAAAGTTGTCCTTCGAGTTGCTGACTTTGACGAGTGA
- a CDS encoding uncharacterized protein (EggNog:ENOG503P77F) yields MATHAERLDYLFNAPEEHLRDAVYALCNNDEVSYFYFYSYFLFHSHLYFWLPTCSGSGKLERDWEAGEWEDWDSDAGGPRDDGRNKDLYLAGFKYTYCDKEGGRSGCTLGHHQARDPTQPIYRKISDMEAAVLRKMKRKREHSDYQAPESNRFVRYRR; encoded by the exons ATGGCTACGCATGCGGAAAGGTTGGACTACCTTTTCAATGCGCCGGAAGAGCATCTGCGCGATGCAGTGTATGCTTTGTGCAATAACGATGAGGTG TCGTACTTTTACTTCTACTCAtacttcctcttccactcGCACCTCTACTTCTGGCTGCCCAcctgctccggctccg GCAAACTAGAACGCGATTGGGAAgcgggggagtgggaggactGGGACTCAGATGCGGGGGGTCCtcgtgatgatgggaggaaTAAGGATCTGTACCTTGCTGGCTTCAAGTACACCTACTGCGACAAAGAAGGCGGCCGGTCAGGCTGTACACTTGGGCATCATCAAGCCAGGGACCCAACACAGCCTATATATCGCAAGATATCAGACATGGAGGCTGCCGTTCTCAGAAAGATGAAGCGGAAGAGGGAGCACTCAGATTATCAGGCACCTGAATCCAACCGTTTTGTGAGATATAGGAGGTAA
- a CDS encoding uncharacterized protein (EggNog:ENOG503P00V) yields the protein MTTELQVDAEVTLSPPSTFLSPCSKFRILVLGNPEATKQELFSKVFGVELEKRLVSDTFDPKHNIESELDLQGQNDRLAVHASPNFLNGDQKNYNRVLEFLSRRSASADYTEHVHMIWYCVSTSEEDRGISDLEKHFFTQDITSVHVPVVLVYTKYDEFVSRVMLEWMKGAGSTERGVSKVAVGHILKDISSKKFEEDIGRHWNMILPFSIPRVCVSSGDEDDDIRSFQQLANSTLVSLKGEADVKLAFATAQRSSPVISTQFCAEAATDYYEVDTGHARKIHGVDMRDILPNFFAKAAQIFNLRDPSSVLTDPLLLNRVLDSTFGTHQKPLLAESLRRSGTESGNILLSLSPHERAVLLTQALSGIVLFLHMLADSQWSHAETLPTLAPLSPGYTFSTPTTPHFPSHSGSVNTDLSQRQISRELEDLRLGTGKSILLDTIESSSIFTECQLKQDISELILKAVTLAEKSEITGAGENNYRFAYHQHHDAMFLEGGYGGDEDGVGKGTAMGDSLSAADMIRDMSMTFVNDNNELREGTAGEGKVKLACGLTILPLN from the exons ATGACCACCGAACTGCAAGTTGATGCCGAGGTGACACTCTCACCTCCATCCACCTTCCTATCACCATGCTCAAAGTTCCGCATCCTGGTGCTGGGTAATCCGGAAGCTACCAAACAGGAGCTGTTTTCCAAGGTTTTTGGAGTCGAGCTTGAAAAG AGACTAGTCTCAGACACATTTGATCCCAAACACAACATCGAGTCCGAGTTGGATCTCCAAGGTCAGAACGACCGTCTGGCTGTTCACGCCTCGCCAAATTTTCTGAACGGCGATCAGAAGAATTACAACCGAGTGCTTGAGTTCTTGTCCAGGAGATCGGCCTCCGCCGACTACACCGAGCATGTACACATGATTTGGTACTGTGTATCAACCAGCGAGGAGGATCGAGGCATCTCGGATCTGGAGAAGCACTTTTTCACACAAGACATCACCTCGGTCCACGTCCCAGTCGTGTTGGTGTACACCAAATACGATGAGTTTGTGAGCCGGGTCATGTTGGAGTGGATGAAAGGGGCTGGATCTACCGAACGCGGTGTTTCCAAGGTTGCGGTTGGCCATATTCTCAAAGACATATCTTCCAAGAAGTTTGAAGAGGATATTGGCCGCCATTGGAACATGATACTCCCGTTTTCTATTCCGAGAGTCTGTGTGTCTTctggtgacgaggatgatgatattCGCAGCTTTCAACAGCTGGCAAACAGTACATTAGTCAGCTTGAAGGGAGAGGCGGACGTTAAGCTTGCTTTTGCCACGGCACAGAGAAGTTCCCCCGTCATCTCGACCCAAT TCTGCGCCGAAGCAGCCACAGACTACTACGAGGTCGACACTGGCCACGCCCGCAAGATCCACGGCGTCGACATGCgcgacatcctccccaacttcTTCGCCAAAGCCGCCCAGATCTTCAACCTCCGTGACCCCTCCTCGGTCCTCACCGACCCCTTACTGCTCAACCGCGTCCTCGACTCAACCTTTGGCACCCACCAAAAGCCCCTCCTGGCCGAGTCCCTCCGAAGAAGCGGGACCGAATCCGGCAACATCCTGCTCTCGCTCTCCCCTCACGAACGCGCAGTGTTGCTGACCCAAGCCCTCTCCGGTATCGTTCTTTTCCTACATATGCTCGCCGACAGCCAATGGTCCCACGCCGAGACGTTACCTACATTAGCCCCCTTATCACCAGGGTACACCTTTTCCAcgcccacaaccccccacttcccatcccactccGGCTCCGTCAACACAGACCTCAGCCAGCGGCAAATTTCGCGCGAGCTGGAGGACCTCCGGCTCGGGACGGGAAAGTCCATCCTGCTCGACACGATCGAGTCCTCGTCCATCTTCACCGAGTGTCAGCTGAAGCAGGACATCTCCGAGCTGATCCTCAAGGCGGTCACGCTGGCGGAAAAGTCAGAGATCACCGGCGCGGGGGAGAATAACTACCGGTTTGCGTACCATCAGCATCATGATGCCATGTTCTTGGAGGGGGGCTacgggggtgatgaggatggggtggggaaggggacggCGATGGGGGATAGCTTGAGCGCGGCCGACATGATTAGGGATATGTCCATGACGTTTGTGAATGATAACAATGAGCTCAGGGAGGggacggcgggggaggggaaggtgaagcTGGCGTGTGGGTTGACGATTTTGCCTTTAAACTGA
- a CDS encoding uncharacterized protein (EggNog:ENOG503PXG8) has product MSHPTSGQSPSGSVPSQPPKSEVYNAGANANPSAAPMHLRHPMTRNLSEFAVGDTPLATASPTANAPGTDYLTCRRNPYNEASGKPTAGSLGRGVHGGKPTSERERRATHYEGEGGEALQNENEDAQGKMETCGEGKVADAVERTRRRDTSGEPHGRVRGEVSFLGEDGDLERMKARQEVERTQIKKMRERGEDVDGRGGKEERKPSVEV; this is encoded by the coding sequence ATGTCCCACCCCACCTCTGGCCAGTCCCCCTCGGGCTCCgtcccttcccaaccccccaaatcaGAAGTATACAACGCCGGTGCCAATGCCAACCCCAGCGCCGCCCCAATGCACCTCCGACATCCCATGACACGCAACCTCTCCGAGTTCGCGGTAGGCGACACACCCCTCGCAACGGCCTCTCCCACGGCTAACGCCCCTGGGACTGACTACCTCACCTGCCGCCGCAACCCTTACAACGAGGCTTCTGGCAAACCCACGGCGGGGTCCCTCGGGCGAGGCGTTCACGGCGGAAAGCCCACTAGCGAGCGGGAGAGAAGAGCTACACACtacgagggcgagggcggggaggCGTTGCAGAACGAGAATGAGGATGCTCAGGGCAAGATGGAGACTTGTGGCGAGGGCAAGGTTGCTGATGCGGTGGAACGCACGAGACGTAGGGATACGAGTGGCGAGCCGCATGGGCgagtgaggggggaggtgagcttcttgggggaggacggtgatttggagaggatgaaggcAAGGCAGGAAGTCGAGCGGACGcagatcaagaagatgagggagaggggggaggatgtagATGGTCGGggcgggaaggaggagaggaagccgAGTGTGGAAGTTTAA
- a CDS encoding uncharacterized protein (EggNog:ENOG503NYID; COG:S) produces the protein MKSFFLASVLAVVASAIPMPAPAPPGIPSKSTAQTQLNALTVKANYDNGGYNRDLFPHWNTVSGACNTRETVLKRDGTNVVTNSACASTSGTWYSPFDGATWTAASDVDIDHMVPLKNAWISGAYQWTAAKRTQFANDLNTPQLWAVTDNVNQAKSDKSPDSWKPPLTSFYCTYAKSWVAVKYSYGLSITSAEKSALTSMINTC, from the exons ATGAagtccttcttcctcgcttcGGTCCTCGCGGTGGTGGCGTCTGCCATCCCCATGCCCGCCCCTGCTCCT CCTGGAATCCCCTCCAAGTCTACTGCCCAGACCCAGCTCAACGCCTTGACTGTCAAGGCCAACTATGACAACGGCGGTTACAACCGTGACCTCTTCCCTCACTGGAACACCGTTTCAGGCGCTTGCAACACTCG CGAGACCGTCCTCAAGCGTGACGGCACCAACGTCGTCACCAACTCGGCTTGCGCCTCCACCTCGGGAACATGGTACTCTCCCTTTGACGGCGCGACCTGGACTGCCGCCTCAGACGTCGACATTGACCACATGGTCCCCCTCAAGAACGCCTGGATCTCGGGAGCCTACCAGTGGACCGCCGCCAAGCGGACCCAGTTCGCCAAcgacctcaacaccccccagcTGTGGGCCGTCACCGACAACGTCAACCAGGCAAAGAGCGACAAGAGCCCCGACTCGTGGAAGCCCCCCCTCACCAGCTTCTACTGCACCTACGCCAAGAGCTGGGTCGCCGTCAAGTACTCTTATGGTCTGAGCATCACCAGCGCTGAGAAGAGCGCTCTTACCAGCATGATCAACACTTGCTAA
- a CDS encoding uncharacterized protein (EggNog:ENOG503PBKM) gives MEFTSSHPVSIHLLPADACKLQDRTFSTEQTPAGNYQPASVFMSPASQLSPKFYISVVNLTPHRFILENTHSYQMSTFDFGDVPQGKSRQNAIKYRNRIATQDDAGEAYYRIDGTNKKFALRVKGTGPLVDQRSVTLDLSGMNLGQRIYQFPGGESSVTLVITGSSKYGFYASLRHDRGGWMRWIYNTIKDRPVRHLFLPGTHDSGMSKITNKIRSIGNSFNTQNQGINIYDQLRAGARWFDLRVGSVHDDNNPARNLGFHTLHVNDETATVCIGNSGESLDEVISEINLFTRENPGELIFLSVRYLIGRYETPDRGPIYWDAQLWNDFLSKIRGVNNRCPNLDTSVPFQNQPASYFMDRNDGKGCVIFLLNGQNLKDVPKEAVGDGLYAQNRIGVRDHWSNIQDINALAPDQISNWKDLKRGGDKDFGQFHIAQWLATPNAVASTAYSLQGFAIQQVNPALYWAGVAGMSPESWPNVMMVDYIGVQQRHQLSWNMLSAEMYWLGIGMNLYVISENCDVNKLKSPLVKARDLESAGGEKSWNGIIFADGRSIDHPSPELHPGHTTILRNGTIFANGTVLETTIPNPWI, from the exons ATGGAATTCActtcatcccatcccgtcTCAATCCACTTGCTCCCAGCAG ATGCCTGCAAGCTCCAAGACCGCACCTTCAGCACCGAGCAGACACCAGCCGGGAATTACCAGCCCGCCAGTGTCTTCATGAGCCCGGCCAGCCAGCTCTCGCCAAAGTTCTACATTTCGGTCGTGAACCTGACTCCCCACCGGTTCATTCTTGAAAACACCCACTCGTACCAGATGAGCACCTTCGACTTTGGCGACGTTCCCCAGGGCAAAAGCAGACAGAATGCGATTAAGTATCGCAATAGAATTGCTACTCAAGACGATGCTGGCGAGGCTTACTACCGTATCGACGGAACCAACAAGAAGTTTGCTCTGCGCGTCAAGGGGACTGGGCCCTTGGTAGATCAGCGGTCCGTCACGCTCGATCTCTCCGGGATGAACCTAGGCCAACGCATCTACCAGTTCCCCGGCGGCGAGTCCTCGGTCACTCTGGTCATAACCGGCAGTTCCAAATACGGCTTTTATGCCTCCCTTCGCCACGACAGAGGCGGGTGGATGCGTTGGATATacaacaccatcaaagaCAGGCCCGTCCGccatctcttcctcccaggcACCCACGACTCGGGAATGTCCAAGATTACCAACAAGATCAGGAGCATCGGAAACTCGTTCAACACCCAAAACCAAGGCATCAACATCTACGACCAGCTCCGCGCCGGCGCCCGCTGGTTCGACCTGCGCGTCGGCTCCGtccacgacgacaacaacccagCCCGCAACCTCGGCTTCCACACCCTCCACGTCAACGACGAAACAGCCACGGTCTGCATCGGCAACTCGGGCGAGTCCCTCGACGAAGTCATCTCCGAGatcaacctcttcacccGCGAAAACCCGGGCGAGctcatcttcctcagcgTCCGCTACCTCATCGGCCGCTACGAAACCCCCGACCGCGGCCCCATCTACTGGGACGCCCAGCTCTGGAAcgacttcctctccaagatcCGTGGCGTCAACAACCGCTgccccaacctcgacacctCGGTCCCCTTCCAGAATCAACCGGCTTCCTACTTCATGGACCGCAACGACGGCAAAGGCTGCGTCATCTTCCTGCTTAACGGGCAGAACCTCAAGGACGTGCCCAAGGAAGCCGTCGGCGACGGGCTGTACGCCCAAAACAGGATCGGGGTCAGGGATCACTGGTCCAACATACAAGACATCAACGCCCTGGCCCCCGATCAGATCAGCAACTGGAAGGACCTCAAGCGCGGCGGGGACAAGGACTTTGGCCAGTTCCACATCGCTCAGTGGCTCGCCACCCCGAACGCGGTGGCGTCGACGGCGTATAGCCTCCAGGGTTTTGCCATACAGCAGGTCAACCCGGCTTTGTACTGGGCGGGCGTGGCCGGGATGAGCCCCGAGTCGTGGCCGAACGTCATGATGGTGGACTACATTGGCGTTCAGCAAAGGCATCAGTTGAGTTGGAACATGCTCAGCGCCGAGATGTACTGGCTGGGCATCGGGATGAACTTGTACGTCATCAGTGAGAACTGTGACGTGAACAAGCTGAAGAGTCCGTTGGTCAAGGCGAGGGATCTTGAGtcggcgggaggggagaagtCTTGGAATGGTATCATATTCGCCGACGGCAGGTCGATCGATCATCCCTCCCCCGAGCTCCACCCTGGCCACACAACTATTCTTCGTAACGGCACCATCTTCGCGAATGGGACTGTCTTGGAGACAACGATTCCGAACCCTTGGATTTGA
- a CDS encoding uncharacterized protein (COG:O; MEROPS:MER0080922; EggNog:ENOG503PD1H), protein MLRLECSCCVATGPWSSTPPDLLPERELPCACPPRKLWDETLQPHRVVPSVLAHRYPFPSSLLVSHHLILLCHLPWFLLDTDHCVVLCCFSPAFPFLSFLSLLPCCVSKKPIFLSVLFLALGVLVRSRAAGELGNLVSIPSFGTFISVFLYLFFSRNRPAVFIVTYPSGIRLVCQPRYRCRCRRRRGSPPTPYLPAMAFSLLLSASVLLLSSTFSGHAVASSLPFTNTTIPPTNVSASHTHAPIKLINSSVIAHDDGCVHLPIVHSTNANHFSKKRGVQLQLANRSDIAYYAQLSIGTPPQPVFVQLDTGSFELWVNPDCTTVQGADAAFCQQVGRYDGNTSSTAKSLGTTKTLKYGIGTANITYFEDTITLAGTATALQAVQFGVATATEDTFSGILGIGYGKGIATKYKNFVDQLVAQNAIRAKAYTLALGSKEEKEGVIVFGGVDPSKFAGPLAKLPIIDANNSPDQVPRFWVDMNSIAITPPNNDTKVYEGSKMPVFLDSGSTMTLLPPDLAATIAKDFGADKEDDNGFYRIDCGLTSMNGTLDFSFNGLKIRVPYKEMIREVPSNPPACFLGITPSKKFTLLGDTFLRSAYVVFDLETDSIWMTQATSCGSTPAALGSVNDLSMVVGACGLTAEPAVTVSSAGGTTATPGVGVSGGGTGSDTNGASATVSTVVVPESPPGATSTAGSPVTSSSSRCHPMAVAAMAFALLALANMG, encoded by the exons aTGTTGAGGCTAGAGTGTAGCTGTTGTGTAGCTACAGGCCCCTGGTCCTCGACACCTCCTGATCTTCTTCCAGAGAGAGAGCTCCCATGTGCGTGTCCACCCAGAAAGTTGTGGGATGAGACATTACAACCGCACAGGGTCGTACCGAGCGTACTCGCACACAGATACCCTTTCCCCAGCTCTCTTCTTGTTTCACACCACCTAATTCTCCTTTGCCATTTACCTTGGTTTCTACTCGACACTGACCACTGTGTGGTGCTTTGTTGCTTTTCTCCtgcctttcctttcctttcctttctttctcttttgccTTGTTGTGTCTCTAAGAAGCCAATCTTTCtttctgttttgtttcttgccCTAGGCGTATTGGTGCGGTCCAGAGCCGCCGGCGAGCTTGGGAACTTGGTCTCGATACCTTCTTTTGGTACCTTCATTTCTGTGTTTTTATACCTCTTTTTCTCGCGGAACCGGCCGGCCGTTTTTATAGTCACATACCCCTCTGGAATTCGCCTGGTGTGTCAACCTCGATATCGTTGCCGATGCAGACGCCGTCGTGGTAGTCCGCCGACACCATACTTGCCAGCAATGGCATTTTCCTTGCTCCTTTCCGCATCCGTATTGCTCCTCTCCTCAACTTTTAGCGGCCATGCGGTAGCTTCCTCCTTGCCATTCACAAACACCACGATACCACCAACAAATGTCTCGGCATCGCACACACATGCCCCGATAAAGCTCATAAACTCGTCGGTAATAGCGCATGACGACGGCTGCGTTCATCTGCCCATCGTTCACTCAACCAATGCCAACCACTTTTCCAAGAAGCGTGGTGTTCAGCTCCAGTTAGCTAACCGGTCTGACATCGCGTACTACGCCCAAC TGAGCATTGgtacaccaccacagccggTTTTCGTGCAGTTGGATACAGGATCATTTGAGCTGTGGGTGAATCCAGATTGTACCACCGTCCAGGGCGCCGACGCAGCATTCTGCCAGCAAGTCGGCCGGTACGATGGCAATACATCTTCGACAGCCAAATCGCTGGGGACCACCAAGACGTTGAAGTATGGCATCGGTACTGCCAACATCACGTATTTTGAAGACACCATCACTCTTGCCGGGACAGCCACCGCCCTGCAGGCCGTCCAGTTTGGCGTGGCCACCGCAACAGAAGATACTTTCTCGGGTATTCTGGGTATTGGGTATGGGAAGGGCATTGCCACCAAATACAAAAACTTTGTCGATCAGCTTGTTGCCCAGAACGCTATCAGAGCAAAGGCATACACCCTCGCGCTGGGTAGtaaagaggagaaggaaggagtCAttgtgtttggtggtgttgacccCTCGAAATTCGCCGGTCCCTTGGCCAAGCTGCCCATTATTGATGCCAACAACTCACCGGACCAAGTGCCTCGTTTCTGGGTCGACATGAATTCGATTGCTATCACGCCACCCAACAACGATACAAAAGTGTATGAGGGCAGCAAGATGCCCGTGTTCCTGGACTCCGGGTCGACAATGACACTGCTTCCACCCGATCTTGCAGCGACGATTGCGAAGGACTTTGGGGCGGACAAAGAGGATGACAACGGGTTTTACCGCATCGATTGCGGTTTGACATCCATGAACGGAACCCTGGACTTCTCCTTCAATGGACTCAAGATCAGAGTCCCGTACAAGGAGATGATCAGAGAGGTACCCAGCAACCCGCCTGCGTGCTTCTTGGGCATTACACCAAGCAAGAAGTTTACCCTTTTGGGGGACACATTTCTACGGTCTGCTTATG TCGTGTTCGACCTCGAGACAGACTCTATTTGGATGACGCAAGCTACAAGCTGCGGTTCCACCCCTGCGGCACTTGGTAGCGTTAACGATCTgtccatggtggtgggcgcGTGCGGTTTGACAGCTGAACCAGCAGTGACCGTTTCGAGTGCTGGCGGCACAACGGCGACCCCAGGTGTTGGtgttagtggtggtggtactggATCGGATACGAACGGGGCCTCTGCGACAGTCTCCACGGTTGTGGTGCCTGAATCGCCACCAGGTGCAACCTCGACAGCAGGGTCACCAGTTACTTCATCAAGTTCAAGATGTCATCCGATGGCGGTCGCTGCCATGGCTTTTGCCCTCTTGGCCCTGGCGAACATGGGTTGA
- a CDS encoding uncharacterized protein (CAZy:GH17; COG:G; EggNog:ENOG503NYGC) encodes MRAFTTLAAVAGVLASGASAENYLGFNSGSTKADHSAKFKADFLQEFKTAQNLESAPGTFNAVRLYTNIQAYSKDDPISAFEAAVETKTKILLGVWTSGTDSIANELNALKKAIDKYGKSFTDLVIGMSIGSEDLYRISETGIKNEAGVGAGPDVLLKFISDYKKSVAGTALAKVPIGHVDTWDAYTNATNKAVVDALDWVGVDEYPYYESGKGNHIKNSGKLFDRAYDAVAAAVGGKPIWITETGWPASGPDWDEAEATVANAKYYWQEIGCRKLFNKVPTFWYNLRDSNPDNKMQFAITKDLSTKPLFDLTCPTTFDTPTGTSASSTASATGSQTSVSAPGSSATGGAGSTGGSTDSGSSETGTDSEASNQDDVVEGSASLGKGLSAVTIAGLALVAGVFALF; translated from the coding sequence ATGCGCGCTTTCACAACTCTGGCAGCTGTGGCTGGCGTCCTCGCCTCGGGCGCCTCCGCTGAGAACTATCTCGGTTTCAACTCGGGATCCACCAAGGCCGACCACTCGGCCAAGTTCAAGGCCGACTTCCTCCAGGAGTTCAAGACCGCTCAGAATCTCGAGAGCGCTCCAGGAACATTCAACGCTGTGCGTTTGTACACCAACATCCAGGCCTACTCCAAGGACGACCCCATCTCGGCCTTCGAGGCCGCCGTCgagaccaagaccaagatcCTTCTCGGTGTCTGGACCTCGGGCACCGATAGTATCGCCAACGAGCTCAACGCCCTGAAGAAGGCCATCGACAAGTATGGCAAGTCTTTCACCGACCTGGTCATCGGCATGTCCATCGGCAGCGAGGATCTATACCGCATCTCCGAGACCGGTATCAAGAACGAGGCGGGCGTCGGTGCTGGCCCTGATGTCCTGCTCAAGTTCATCAGCGATTACAAGAAGTCGGTTGCCGGGACTGCTCTCGCCAAGGTCCCCATCGGTCACGTCGACACCTGGGATGCCtacaccaacgccaccaacaaGGCCGTAGTCGACGCTCTCGactgggttggtgttgatgagtACCCCTACTATGAGAGCGGCAAGGGCAACCACATCAAGAACTCGGGCAAGCTTTTCGACCGCGCCTACGATgccgttgctgccgctgttggTGGCAAGCCTATCTGGATTACCGAGACTGGTTGGCCCGCTTCCGGCCCTGACTGggatgaggccgaggccaCCGTCGCCAACGCCAAGTATTATTGGCAGGAGATCGGCTGCCGCAAGCTCTTCAACAAGGTCCCCACTTTCTGGTACAACCTCCGTGACTCCAACCCCGACAACAAAATGCAGttcgccatcaccaaggaTCTCTCTACCAAGCCTCTCTTTGACCTCACCTGCCCCACCACCTTTGACACCCCCACCGGTACTTCTGCTTCCTCTACCGCTAGCGCCACCGGCTCCCAGACCAGCGTGAGCGCCCCCGGCAGCTCTGCCACTGGCGGTGCCGGCAGCACTGGTGGAAGCACTGACTCCGGCTCTTCCGAGACTGGCACCGACTCCGAGGCTTCCAACCaggatgatgtcgtcgagggCAGTGCTTCCCTCGGCAAGGGCCTCTCGGCTGTCACCATCGCCGGCCTGGCTCTCGTTGCCGGTGTCTTCGCTCTCTTCTAA